A single Streptomyces sp. Edi2 DNA region contains:
- a CDS encoding TIGR04222 domain-containing membrane protein has product MWLFFFLLASAVAALSCALLCRAAVTAARTTRPSPGTVPAPSAEGDRAGLSLYEMAYLSGGPHRLADLVLVLMAQQRRLLLTDTGWATVVDPVGKDAFERATLTAIGPEGQCRIPQIRHTLVGDAAVREVADRLVTDGLALPAAVRPGVATAVRLVQGAALLVPLSAAAAAWMAPAGADHGLLLGWFALPLILTLGTWAVARFELHPYSDWATDAGEQKLPRTSDSPAPLPPLTSFALRGPTALTDPTLRAALHSSGA; this is encoded by the coding sequence ATGTGGCTCTTCTTCTTCCTTCTCGCCTCGGCCGTGGCTGCGCTGTCCTGTGCACTGCTGTGCCGTGCCGCGGTCACCGCCGCGCGTACCACCCGGCCGTCGCCCGGGACCGTCCCGGCGCCGTCCGCAGAGGGCGACCGCGCCGGGCTGTCCCTCTACGAGATGGCCTACCTCTCCGGCGGCCCGCACCGGCTCGCCGACCTCGTCCTGGTGCTGATGGCCCAGCAGCGGCGGCTGCTGCTCACCGACACCGGGTGGGCGACCGTCGTCGACCCGGTCGGCAAGGACGCCTTCGAGCGCGCCACCCTGACCGCCATAGGCCCGGAAGGGCAGTGCCGCATACCGCAGATACGGCACACCCTCGTCGGGGATGCCGCGGTGCGGGAGGTGGCCGACCGGCTGGTGACCGACGGGCTGGCGCTGCCCGCCGCGGTCCGCCCGGGCGTCGCCACCGCCGTCCGCCTGGTGCAGGGCGCCGCTCTCCTGGTGCCGCTGTCCGCCGCCGCTGCCGCCTGGATGGCGCCGGCCGGCGCGGACCACGGGCTGCTGCTGGGCTGGTTCGCGCTCCCGCTGATCCTCACCCTCGGCACCTGGGCCGTGGCCCGCTTCGAGCTCCACCCGTACAGCGACTGGGCCACCGACGCGGGGGAACAGAAACTGCCCCGCACTTCCGACTCCCCCGCCCCCCTTCCCCCTCTCACCTCGTTCGCCCTCCGAGGCCCCACCGCCCTCACCGACCCCACCTTGCGCGCCGCGCTCCACTCTTCCGGGGCATAG
- a CDS encoding alpha/beta hydrolase has product MRALALYGTIGSLLVTALATAPAGGATGAAATPPAPVAHRIGFGRCAPVEHLPSTVECGTLTVPLDYARPDGKKIHLTVSRIRATAHRERQGAMVFNPGGPGASSMEFPLYGGLPKWDKLARVYDFVGYAPRGVGRSAPLSCQDPKKFGKAPTDSRPHPDAAFKRRKIAQARAYARGCVRRIGADLPYYNSVNNARDLDMLRAALGEKKLNFMGASYGTYFAAVYATLFPGHVRRMLFDSVVNPAPHQIWYRNNLDQDIAFQRRWSDWLRWTAKHHGRYHLGTTKRAVQHAYDSAAHKLRRHPLGGKIGAGQLQAAFLKTGYNDAFWPRSAEALSGYLHKDPKPLIAQAMPRSGGAEAEENGNAVYTAVECNDARWPHDWHTWDRDNTEVARTAPFETWDNAWMNLPCAFWPDRWRSATAELNAAAEQAGHHASGRDLAGAARRATSTAFDEVLRGQRGPLDVHTEPGALPPVLLLAAERDAATPYKGALELQRRLPGSSLVTENGAGTHGIAFGENACVNRYVEAYLLHGKIPARKVYCAPRAEPAPGRHVMRAQHAMPGK; this is encoded by the coding sequence GTGAGAGCACTTGCGTTGTACGGCACCATCGGGTCGCTGCTGGTGACCGCCCTCGCCACTGCCCCGGCAGGCGGCGCCACGGGGGCCGCCGCCACGCCACCCGCACCCGTTGCCCACCGCATCGGCTTCGGCCGCTGCGCACCGGTGGAGCATCTGCCGTCGACCGTCGAGTGCGGCACACTCACCGTCCCCCTCGACTATGCGCGCCCCGACGGCAAGAAGATCCACCTGACCGTCAGCCGGATCCGGGCCACCGCACACCGCGAACGGCAGGGCGCCATGGTCTTCAACCCCGGCGGCCCGGGCGCGTCCAGCATGGAGTTCCCGCTCTACGGCGGGCTCCCCAAGTGGGACAAGCTGGCCCGCGTCTACGACTTCGTGGGCTATGCGCCACGGGGCGTGGGCCGCTCGGCGCCGCTGTCGTGCCAGGACCCCAAGAAGTTCGGCAAGGCGCCCACCGACAGCCGTCCGCACCCCGACGCGGCCTTCAAGCGCCGGAAAATCGCCCAGGCCAGAGCGTACGCCCGGGGCTGCGTCCGCCGGATCGGCGCCGACCTGCCGTACTACAACTCCGTCAACAACGCCCGCGACCTGGACATGCTGCGGGCCGCGCTCGGCGAGAAGAAGCTGAACTTCATGGGCGCCTCGTACGGGACGTACTTCGCGGCCGTCTACGCGACGCTCTTCCCCGGCCACGTCCGGCGGATGCTCTTCGACAGCGTCGTCAATCCCGCACCCCACCAGATCTGGTACCGCAACAACCTCGACCAGGACATCGCCTTCCAGCGCCGCTGGAGCGACTGGCTGCGCTGGACCGCCAAGCACCACGGCCGCTACCACCTCGGCACGACCAAGAGGGCGGTGCAGCACGCCTACGACTCGGCCGCGCACAAGCTGCGCCGGCATCCGCTGGGCGGGAAGATCGGCGCCGGCCAGTTGCAGGCGGCGTTCCTCAAGACCGGCTACAACGACGCCTTCTGGCCGCGGAGCGCCGAGGCGCTGTCGGGGTATCTGCACAAAGACCCCAAGCCGCTGATCGCCCAGGCCATGCCGCGGTCCGGCGGCGCCGAGGCCGAGGAGAACGGCAACGCCGTCTACACCGCCGTCGAGTGCAATGACGCGCGCTGGCCGCACGACTGGCATACCTGGGACCGGGACAACACCGAGGTCGCCCGGACCGCGCCGTTCGAGACCTGGGACAACGCCTGGATGAACCTGCCCTGCGCCTTCTGGCCCGACCGGTGGCGGTCCGCCACCGCCGAGCTCAACGCCGCCGCGGAGCAGGCCGGGCACCACGCCAGCGGGCGGGACCTGGCCGGCGCCGCCCGCCGTGCGACCTCGACCGCGTTCGACGAGGTGCTCCGCGGGCAGCGCGGTCCGCTCGACGTCCACACGGAGCCCGGCGCGCTGCCGCCGGTGCTGCTGCTGGCGGCCGAGCGGGACGCGGCGACGCCGTACAAGGGTGCGCTGGAGCTGCAGCGGCGGCTGCCAGGATCCTCGCTGGTCACCGAGAACGGGGCGGGCACCCACGGCATCGCGTTCGGCGAGAACGCCTGTGTGAACAGGTACGTCGAGGCCTATCTGCTGCACGGGAAGATCCCGGCGCGCAAGGTGTACTGCGCACCGCGCGCGGAGCCGGCGCCGGGCCGGCACGTGATGCGGGCGCAGCACGCAATGCCGGGCAAGTAA
- a CDS encoding TIGR04222 domain-containing membrane protein: MTGFASWVFLEIGAASLVLLIGAASVRLRTPSVRRRDAVVHEVWETAFLAGGPGRVVDAAIAGMHEDGRLAVGGPGVVTVRQAFARDAVEAAVLDAVFRTPGGALSVLRATARRSPAVQGVGDRLAARGLLRRPSLGRGWRRLASAQMTACVVLFFVAVLLSFTESGGGRPYDPRPVLLTVPAVVVGLVVASLCKKAFTRRITKAGTFALRSATAAHPGGDGAGGAWVPAAPAVALGGTALIADELLRRQFEEAHRATAVAAGSGSGSSGGSSCGDGGGGSGSDGGSWCGSSDGGSGSGCGSSGSSCGSSSCGGGSSCGGGGSSCGSGSSCGGGGCGGGG, encoded by the coding sequence GTGACGGGGTTCGCCTCTTGGGTCTTCCTGGAGATCGGTGCCGCGTCGCTGGTGCTGCTCATCGGCGCGGCCTCGGTGCGGCTGCGGACGCCGTCCGTCCGGCGCAGGGACGCCGTGGTCCACGAGGTGTGGGAGACGGCGTTCCTCGCCGGCGGCCCCGGGCGGGTGGTGGACGCCGCGATCGCCGGGATGCACGAGGACGGCCGGCTCGCGGTGGGCGGCCCGGGTGTGGTGACCGTACGCCAGGCCTTCGCCCGCGACGCGGTCGAGGCGGCCGTACTGGACGCGGTCTTCCGGACGCCCGGCGGTGCGCTGTCGGTGCTCCGCGCCACGGCGAGGCGCAGCCCGGCGGTCCAGGGGGTCGGCGACCGGCTGGCGGCCCGTGGCCTGCTGCGCCGTCCGTCGCTCGGCCGGGGGTGGCGCCGGTTGGCGAGCGCCCAGATGACGGCCTGTGTGGTGCTCTTCTTCGTCGCGGTGCTGCTGTCCTTCACGGAGAGCGGCGGGGGCCGCCCGTACGACCCGCGGCCGGTGCTCCTGACGGTGCCCGCGGTGGTCGTGGGCCTGGTCGTGGCGTCGCTGTGCAAGAAGGCGTTCACCCGCCGGATCACCAAAGCGGGGACCTTCGCGCTGCGCTCCGCGACGGCGGCCCACCCCGGAGGGGACGGCGCGGGCGGGGCCTGGGTGCCCGCCGCCCCGGCGGTGGCACTCGGCGGTACGGCGCTGATCGCGGACGAGCTGCTGCGGCGGCAGTTCGAGGAGGCGCACCGTGCCACGGCCGTCGCGGCGGGCAGCGGATCCGGGTCGTCCGGCGGTTCCTCGTGCGGTGATGGCGGAGGAGGCTCGGGGAGCGACGGCGGCTCCTGGTGCGGCTCCTCCGACGGCGGCTCCGGGTCGGGCTGCGGCAGCAGCGGTTCGTCCTGCGGCAGTTCGTCCTGCGGGGGCGGCTCGTCGTGCGGGGGCGGCGGCTCGAGCTGCGGCAGCGGATCCAGCTGCGGGGGCGGCGGCTGCGGCGGCGGTGGTTGA